Proteins encoded within one genomic window of Candidatus Zixiibacteriota bacterium:
- a CDS encoding type VI secretion system baseplate subunit TssG, producing the protein MSAYPIIMPDLTSRRHKYHFVTALNLLFKLGVSLDRVELLADGEYQNYRGEIVSQEPTKGTPIDRNDTIKLRVGFRSAVDFMPYQLFYGLSGITDRTDSWDEQARRLMAPFDAEAVRYRALATNETLKAQAGLVDLEHLKRFLKLFHFDLIQDKPDVEEALFWTAAMPLFNHWSGNAKLVCSVLEFLFGWKFRIVENIKSRHYIPPNLQTKLGTKESRLGVETVLGGGFTDYDSAYELQVRDVKPEQVSDLLPGRPLRKKLDKVLRLCMPNDLDVKLRITVKKGDLRLGKTGLKQHLGYSTYV; encoded by the coding sequence ATGAGTGCGTACCCGATCATCATGCCGGACCTGACCAGCCGTCGGCATAAATACCATTTCGTAACGGCTTTGAACCTGCTGTTCAAGCTAGGTGTCAGTTTAGATCGAGTGGAATTGCTGGCGGACGGTGAATACCAGAATTACAGGGGAGAGATCGTCTCTCAGGAACCGACCAAAGGTACTCCCATTGACCGTAACGACACGATCAAACTCCGGGTGGGTTTCCGTAGCGCTGTTGATTTCATGCCGTACCAGCTTTTCTATGGACTCAGCGGTATTACCGACCGCACCGACAGTTGGGACGAGCAGGCACGGAGACTAATGGCGCCATTCGATGCCGAGGCTGTCAGATATCGAGCGCTGGCGACGAACGAAACGCTCAAAGCCCAGGCCGGTCTGGTAGATCTGGAGCATCTTAAACGGTTTCTGAAATTATTCCATTTCGATCTGATACAGGATAAGCCGGATGTGGAAGAGGCTCTTTTCTGGACAGCAGCGATGCCGCTGTTCAATCACTGGTCCGGGAATGCCAAGCTGGTTTGCAGTGTTTTGGAATTCCTGTTTGGCTGGAAATTCCGCATCGTGGAGAACATAAAGAGCCGTCATTACATCCCCCCGAACCTTCAGACAAAACTGGGGACGAAGGAATCCCGGTTAGGTGTGGAGACAGTTTTAGGAGGGGGCTTTACTGATTATGATTCTGCCTATGAATTACAGGTGCGTGATGTCAAACCGGAGCAGGTTTCCGATCTTCTTCCGGGACGTCCCCTGCGAAAGAAACTTGATAAGGTATTGCGTCTTTGTATGCCGAATGACCTTGATGTGAAGCTTAGAATAACCGTTAAAAAAGGTGACTTGCGTCTCGGGAAAACCGGGCTGAAACAACATTTAGGTTATTCGACCTATGTATAA
- a CDS encoding GPW/gp25 family protein: MDYLSIPLVLREGHLPKTNLKESIMYSIGLVLSTRLGSIPFRKDYGCDLWEKEFSDMLTTNKADVRASLRNAIGKYERRLYNVTVSFTSEDLGEGHNLGMQVKVTGNYRDDDDELKFEAHYDLG; encoded by the coding sequence ATGGATTATCTGTCAATACCTCTCGTCCTGCGCGAAGGACATCTTCCCAAGACCAATCTCAAGGAATCGATTATGTATTCCATCGGGTTGGTGTTGTCGACACGATTGGGATCTATCCCTTTCCGCAAGGATTACGGATGCGATCTCTGGGAAAAAGAATTCTCCGATATGCTCACGACTAATAAAGCTGATGTTCGAGCCAGTCTGCGCAATGCTATCGGTAAATACGAGCGACGGCTCTACAATGTGACGGTGTCGTTTACCAGTGAGGATTTAGGCGAGGGACACAATCTCGGTATGCAGGTCAAGGTGACTGGAAACTACCGGGACGACGACGATGAATTGAAGTTTGAAGCCCATTATGATTTAGGCTAG
- a CDS encoding type VI secretion system Vgr family protein, giving the protein MPTNAILMINGKKIDADIHDVSLEQRIDGHHVLTATLRKTGQVEKMSEFEDLSEYRDFVGKPVSITFESDEIPGTQDTVRLEFVYVVTQVSYDNSYDGINTARITGHSPTYLMDGSKRNKIWQEQSASNIIKAILGNHSITQGTIETTAKNLSYCVQYHETDFEFIQRLAAANGMYAYYDGREFHVQKPTNSSPISLTWGYTLAAFTVGVGTAVEKFDGAGYCRLNKETYSGETSGSPRRSLSGLAAVSHRASKSLYPQASSIGGLVPESQAEIDGAVELARMASIGTMIQGKGNTRDVPLSVAQKIDIEGLGNEINDSYFITRVVHAWKIGEYDCSFVCTSMDAAQPALRPKPKATDLQAAIVTGTDDPENMGRVKVKFSWTVDGQQAEPDYWIRMITPHAGAERGFFALPELGDEVIVAFEGGDPDRPVILGCMWNGKDNPPTNHPAGFTAADNDLKVFRTKGNNDLIFVDKSGYEALSLVQKDGKNLITLTMDGPKIMIESEGDISIKGNTVTIETTSGDVEIKSGAKVSVTSTGDMELKSSGNLKAEGSMNFEGKGGTEAKLSGTTVKVEGTAMTEIKGGIVKIN; this is encoded by the coding sequence ATGCCAACTAATGCGATCCTGATGATAAACGGCAAGAAGATCGATGCCGATATTCATGATGTTTCGTTGGAGCAACGCATCGACGGTCACCATGTGCTGACAGCGACATTGCGCAAGACCGGCCAGGTCGAGAAAATGTCGGAATTCGAGGACCTCAGTGAATATCGCGACTTCGTCGGTAAGCCGGTATCGATAACTTTCGAATCGGACGAGATCCCGGGTACGCAAGATACCGTCAGGCTCGAATTCGTGTACGTAGTAACTCAGGTCAGTTACGATAACAGCTATGACGGGATCAATACCGCTCGCATCACGGGACACAGCCCGACGTATCTGATGGATGGAAGCAAACGCAACAAGATTTGGCAGGAGCAATCGGCGTCGAATATCATTAAGGCTATCCTGGGCAACCATTCCATCACGCAGGGAACGATTGAAACGACCGCCAAAAACCTCTCATACTGCGTGCAGTATCATGAAACGGATTTCGAGTTTATTCAGCGACTGGCGGCGGCCAACGGCATGTATGCATACTACGACGGCCGGGAGTTTCACGTTCAGAAGCCAACCAACTCATCGCCGATTTCCCTTACCTGGGGTTATACTCTGGCCGCTTTCACCGTTGGCGTCGGGACGGCCGTTGAGAAGTTCGACGGGGCCGGATATTGCCGTTTGAATAAGGAAACTTACTCGGGAGAAACTTCCGGTTCCCCGCGTCGCTCGCTGTCGGGACTGGCGGCGGTATCGCACCGGGCTTCGAAAAGCCTGTACCCGCAAGCCTCTTCTATCGGTGGCTTAGTCCCGGAAAGCCAGGCGGAGATTGACGGTGCCGTGGAACTGGCACGCATGGCTTCGATCGGGACAATGATTCAAGGTAAGGGGAATACCCGCGACGTACCGCTTAGCGTGGCTCAGAAAATTGATATTGAGGGGCTCGGCAACGAAATCAATGATTCTTACTTCATAACCAGGGTCGTTCATGCCTGGAAAATCGGTGAGTATGATTGCAGTTTCGTATGCACCAGCATGGATGCGGCTCAACCGGCGTTGCGCCCCAAACCGAAGGCTACGGATTTACAAGCCGCGATAGTAACCGGTACCGATGATCCCGAGAACATGGGCCGAGTTAAAGTGAAATTCTCCTGGACCGTTGACGGCCAACAGGCTGAACCCGACTATTGGATTCGCATGATAACTCCTCATGCCGGCGCCGAGCGAGGTTTCTTTGCCCTGCCGGAGTTGGGAGATGAAGTTATAGTAGCGTTCGAGGGTGGTGATCCCGATCGTCCGGTCATCCTCGGTTGCATGTGGAACGGCAAAGATAATCCTCCGACCAACCATCCGGCCGGATTCACTGCCGCCGATAACGACCTCAAAGTGTTCCGTACCAAAGGCAACAACGACCTGATCTTTGTCGACAAGTCAGGCTACGAAGCACTCAGTCTCGTTCAAAAAGACGGCAAGAATCTGATTACCCTGACTATGGATGGTCCGAAGATCATGATCGAGTCGGAGGGGGATATTTCGATCAAGGGAAATACGGTTACCATTGAAACCACTTCCGGTGATGTAGAAATCAAATCCGGAGCGAAGGTGTCGGTTACATCGACCGGTGATATGGAACTCAAGTCTTCGGGCAACCTCAAGGCAGAGGGTTCTATGAATTTCGAGGGCAAAGGAGGGACCGAAGCGAAACTGAGCGGTACCACGGTAAAAGTTGAAGGTACTGCCATGACCGAGATCAAGGGCGGAATCGTCAAGATCAACTAA
- the tssD gene encoding type VI secretion system tube protein TssD, translating to MARRPVLEVDGVVYKNVYMVTYELYTAKDETGRPSDRAHAGTIKVTRESDENTDLARWAMDSSKPNWKAGKVTFKTPDDSEMKQLTWEEGFITRYEETIPHIKNNPDDQVFEHIEISCHKLTIGDAEIDNRWEE from the coding sequence ATGGCACGGAGACCAGTATTAGAAGTTGACGGTGTCGTGTACAAAAACGTGTACATGGTGACCTACGAACTGTATACGGCCAAGGATGAGACCGGACGTCCGTCCGACCGTGCTCACGCCGGTACCATCAAAGTGACGCGTGAGTCAGACGAGAACACCGATCTGGCCCGCTGGGCAATGGATTCCTCGAAACCGAACTGGAAGGCCGGCAAGGTCACGTTCAAGACGCCGGATGATTCCGAGATGAAGCAACTTACCTGGGAAGAGGGTTTCATCACCAGATACGAGGAAACGATCCCGCACATTAAGAACAATCCCGATGATCAGGTCTTCGAACATATCGAGATCTCCTGTCACAAGCTGACCATCGGAGACGCCGAAATCGACAACCGCTGGGAAGAATAA
- a CDS encoding type VI secretion system contractile sheath small subunit, producing the protein MAKFILGATEKVARDDSVPVELLPSNKLLYIARLNNEEDPDVTPTRCNNLKDVFEKFRPSFDAELESPDGEPINADFEIKTMKDFTSKELIEKNEALSTTYYRKEMAADLDKQLKKNKALQKTLADKDKKDALLKAAQYYIDLLSE; encoded by the coding sequence ATGGCAAAATTCATATTAGGCGCCACTGAGAAAGTGGCCCGTGATGATTCCGTCCCGGTCGAACTGCTGCCGTCAAACAAGCTGCTTTACATCGCTCGTTTGAACAACGAAGAAGACCCGGATGTCACGCCAACCCGCTGCAACAATCTCAAGGACGTGTTCGAGAAGTTCCGCCCCTCATTCGATGCGGAACTGGAGTCGCCCGACGGCGAGCCGATCAACGCCGATTTCGAGATCAAGACCATGAAGGATTTCACATCCAAGGAATTGATCGAGAAGAATGAAGCGCTTTCGACTACCTACTACCGCAAGGAAATGGCAGCCGATCTGGACAAGCAGTTGAAGAAGAATAAGGCCTTGCAGAAGACGCTGGCGGACAAAGACAAGAAGGATGCGCTTCTGAAGGCCGCCCAGTATTATATCGATCTTCTCAGCGAATAA
- a CDS encoding AAA family ATPase, with protein MKAEKLTLKDMRDSLSRRKNRFEALKKVIEGLERKIDDSDIASVVARRTGIPLSKMMTSEKERLVKMEDFLGERIIGQKDAIKAIANAVRKARAGLKLPNRPVGSFLFLGPTGTGKTYLAKLLAEFLFDDKNAMVRLDMSEFMESHSVAKMIGAPPGYVGYEAGGVLTEAVKRKPFSVVLFDEVEKANPDVFNVLLQLLDDGRLTDGQNRTVDFSNVIVILTSNYAADKILDADREGREVNMDEVRGFLFTKFRPEFLNRLNDIIVYHSFTQDQVEKIAGLEFKGLTGLLRDQNINAELSAAAQHKLAVDGYTLELGARPIQRIIEREIVNKLSVDIITGEVNPGDNVTIDVENDNFVFKTNKTDKT; from the coding sequence ATGAAAGCCGAAAAACTAACCCTGAAGGATATGCGCGATTCGTTAAGCCGGCGCAAGAATCGTTTTGAAGCGCTCAAGAAGGTGATTGAAGGTCTGGAGCGTAAAATCGATGATTCCGATATCGCTTCGGTCGTAGCACGACGCACCGGTATCCCGCTATCCAAGATGATGACCTCCGAAAAAGAACGACTGGTCAAGATGGAAGATTTTCTGGGCGAGCGTATTATCGGCCAGAAGGATGCCATAAAGGCCATTGCCAATGCCGTTCGCAAGGCGCGGGCCGGGCTTAAGTTGCCCAACCGTCCGGTCGGTTCGTTCCTGTTCCTGGGACCTACCGGTACCGGCAAGACCTATCTGGCGAAATTGCTGGCCGAATTCCTGTTCGACGACAAAAACGCCATGGTGCGGCTGGATATGTCCGAGTTCATGGAATCGCATTCGGTGGCCAAGATGATCGGCGCTCCTCCCGGCTATGTCGGCTATGAAGCGGGTGGTGTGCTGACGGAAGCGGTCAAGCGCAAGCCGTTCTCGGTGGTGCTTTTCGATGAGGTCGAGAAGGCCAACCCGGACGTGTTCAACGTGCTGTTGCAACTTCTCGACGACGGCCGCCTGACCGACGGCCAGAACCGGACGGTCGATTTCAGCAATGTGATCGTGATCCTTACGTCCAACTACGCGGCGGATAAAATTCTCGATGCCGACCGCGAAGGTCGCGAAGTGAACATGGACGAGGTCCGTGGTTTCCTGTTTACCAAGTTCCGGCCGGAGTTCCTGAATCGGTTGAACGACATTATCGTATACCATTCGTTCACACAGGACCAGGTGGAAAAAATCGCCGGACTGGAGTTCAAGGGCTTAACCGGGCTTCTGCGCGACCAGAACATCAATGCCGAACTCAGCGCGGCGGCACAGCACAAGCTGGCTGTCGATGGTTACACGCTGGAATTAGGCGCACGACCGATACAGAGAATTATCGAGCGCGAGATTGTCAACAAGCTCTCGGTTGACATCATTACCGGGGAAGTCAATCCCGGTGATAATGTCACGATCGATGTGGAGAACGACAATTTCGTGTTTAAAACGAATAAGACCGACAAGACCTGA
- a CDS encoding AAA family ATPase, with protein sequence MDIASYSSDSRTVIKNAREVAAEFRHPEIEVEHLLVAVVRQEGTEVESILNQLDRKPGMVASLTEAFLKDQSSRSSARDKLAISPACQSVLEQAIEEKNKLYDTLVEPEHILIAIFDPKSALSPYLRDKLDIPKEAIYRAIAEAKAVQEIATGTPSKDSSGTGEGGGETGRKVSGTLRYCVDMTNLAASGEFDRCIGREKETEQVIQILLRRRKNSPVLVGGAGVGKSAIVEGLAQAIIDGDVPKALQDVKVMEVDMGSMVAGAKYKGEFEERFKALVGEVVKSGGKVVLFIDEVHTICGAGGGGGMDAANLLKPALARGQIRLVGATTEEEYTRYLEKDKALDRRFEKVKVEEPPYDDAVRILNGVIDKYAEHHKIAYTREAIEAAVKYSQRYLGERNLPDVALDLVDEAGSQFSVKEEFAKAKLPKLAEEMTSLEKSIGECEGKDEEKDAESFEKLRTAFDEFERDMDRLDEYWGHRLEAAGGEE encoded by the coding sequence ATGGATATTGCCAGTTATTCCTCTGATTCCCGCACGGTTATAAAAAACGCCCGAGAAGTTGCTGCCGAGTTTCGTCATCCCGAGATCGAGGTGGAGCATCTTCTGGTGGCGGTGGTGCGTCAGGAAGGGACTGAAGTCGAGTCGATACTGAATCAGCTCGACCGTAAACCCGGCATGGTGGCATCATTGACCGAAGCGTTTCTAAAGGATCAGTCAAGCCGTTCCTCAGCGCGAGACAAGTTAGCGATATCTCCCGCTTGTCAGTCGGTATTGGAGCAGGCGATCGAAGAGAAGAACAAGCTGTATGATACGCTGGTCGAGCCGGAACACATACTGATCGCGATCTTTGACCCCAAATCGGCTCTATCTCCGTATTTGCGGGACAAACTTGATATCCCCAAAGAGGCGATCTATCGCGCTATTGCCGAGGCCAAAGCGGTTCAGGAAATCGCTACGGGGACACCGTCAAAGGACAGCAGCGGCACGGGTGAGGGGGGAGGAGAGACCGGCCGTAAGGTGTCCGGCACATTGCGCTATTGTGTTGACATGACCAACCTGGCCGCATCGGGAGAGTTCGACCGCTGTATCGGACGTGAGAAGGAAACGGAACAAGTCATCCAGATTCTTCTGCGTCGTCGCAAAAACAGCCCGGTGCTGGTCGGCGGTGCGGGAGTCGGTAAATCGGCGATTGTCGAGGGATTGGCTCAGGCGATTATCGACGGCGACGTGCCCAAGGCGCTCCAGGACGTCAAGGTGATGGAAGTCGACATGGGTTCCATGGTGGCCGGCGCCAAATACAAGGGTGAGTTCGAAGAAAGATTTAAAGCGCTTGTGGGTGAGGTGGTGAAGTCGGGCGGCAAGGTCGTGTTGTTTATCGACGAGGTCCACACCATTTGCGGCGCGGGCGGCGGTGGCGGTATGGATGCCGCCAATCTGTTGAAACCGGCTCTGGCCCGCGGACAGATTCGCCTGGTCGGAGCTACCACCGAGGAAGAGTACACCAGGTATCTCGAAAAGGACAAGGCGCTGGACCGCCGTTTCGAGAAGGTTAAAGTCGAAGAGCCGCCATACGATGATGCTGTTCGCATTTTGAACGGTGTGATAGATAAATATGCCGAGCACCACAAAATTGCTTATACCCGCGAGGCGATAGAAGCGGCGGTTAAATACTCGCAGCGCTATCTCGGTGAGCGTAATTTACCGGATGTGGCCCTGGATCTGGTTGATGAGGCCGGGTCGCAGTTCAGTGTCAAAGAAGAGTTCGCCAAAGCCAAGTTGCCGAAGTTGGCCGAAGAGATGACCTCGCTCGAGAAATCGATCGGCGAATGCGAGGGTAAGGACGAGGAGAAAGACGCGGAATCGTTCGAGAAACTTCGCACCGCTTTCGATGAGTTCGAACGCGACATGGATCGACTCGATGAATACTGGGGCCATCGTCTCGAAGCCGCCGGAGGTGAAGAATGA
- a CDS encoding LysM peptidoglycan-binding domain-containing protein: MPQESVEKPKTGRLCSKTGRLYRARQPLTPPDAFRAFHWLATLSFITTEKRHEGSISSYLRGYWFNFNSYTWEETLVKGAGSKAVGIGFSIASFGVITAVGTVVGGPIGALIGAAIGAVFGATSAVASLAVGAIVDLSYHKLTREDIDDRLTRKDWQERYPEDDQDKKPKGHLFTVRQPMSLSQIADQFDMPVEKIWDHPRNELLQLFVEEECDATPPTDFLLPENEIIYIPAKPVKEPEAHDFRYDSRRLTKLVQHTLRDSVVHLRKAVAIYQQMPERMLGGRTYVPGEKETFETVLENVRKQYPHFKFREEEVLYHPRNPGTLSIRPVKPGETLAQIADAEGVAWHEILEWEDNHDLRFFYMRKRLWPEKEKNRHVVLENVRQVWIPRGLIKKPMSWKHRMYEYDGELEIKDEYAYNYVEPGKPIWIPAADTLADSNFKSCEAMIRDVQIALEFRHHLNKYRNYLLPAMNLCRLYLDVYEEFAAIQEKAQAMIEEAVLEYQQYAEHRDCNMWAQWRNLLDRYDMAERNDWRDWRFWLFGPRYGGPNYTCMRKALKAALKQAGKGEEYTVQSGESFDSIAENFDIPVQALVAHNFRELKIDRNQARWDPEKQEWEIREAVLPEGTVLLIPGKNVIDKIVYAKFWEKLGITQDRSGSRHGDYSDNYTAKVSIVEVEIDDLKKELDKAIDEYLKALEKNRETHQKHWHEAPPELRRYFYMTQDILHGLDMPGAGVRISHRYANLDMRYTVGEKALAAINHAVGAINHIFNSALSMGTAYGAEFIPEVGAMDALKDFFMGGTGKAMGNYVAKKAATSGSSTAADITEGIIGFVIGKVTGKASDKDTKSKVTEAHRLNFLKERVAVANQLTGSHKKDPQLKSLKHAAKEVDELFLKISRHAHWAYSHYQKDLSRKLDALDKNKDKTGCGLTGCRDCVLHFDSLYEYQHQVDKMERYLTASLALIKGLFDFDRFLDGIEKELEQTLEKSAGEFIAHGDHSQCRNIVWSKLRKGYCYGPSEKNPGRPRNPLRSRPAWDKPERPSKEGRPPKSELESGD, from the coding sequence TTGCCCCAGGAGTCCGTTGAAAAGCCGAAGACCGGTCGTCTATGCAGTAAAACCGGTCGTTTGTATCGCGCGCGGCAACCGCTTACTCCCCCTGATGCTTTCCGAGCGTTCCACTGGCTCGCCACCCTCAGCTTCATTACCACGGAAAAGCGTCACGAAGGCTCGATTAGCTCTTACCTGCGCGGCTATTGGTTCAACTTCAACAGCTATACCTGGGAAGAAACGCTGGTCAAAGGGGCGGGCAGTAAGGCGGTCGGAATCGGTTTCAGTATTGCCTCGTTCGGTGTGATTACGGCTGTCGGGACAGTTGTGGGGGGGCCTATCGGGGCGTTGATCGGAGCGGCGATCGGAGCGGTTTTCGGAGCGACTTCGGCCGTGGCCAGCCTGGCTGTTGGGGCGATTGTCGATCTGTCCTATCACAAGCTCACGCGCGAGGATATCGATGACCGCCTGACACGCAAAGACTGGCAGGAACGTTATCCCGAGGATGATCAGGACAAGAAGCCTAAGGGGCATTTGTTCACCGTTCGCCAACCGATGTCGTTATCGCAGATTGCCGATCAGTTCGACATGCCGGTAGAGAAAATCTGGGACCATCCGCGCAATGAGCTGCTGCAGTTGTTCGTCGAGGAGGAATGCGACGCCACACCGCCGACTGATTTTCTGCTGCCCGAGAACGAGATCATATACATCCCGGCCAAACCGGTCAAAGAACCGGAGGCTCACGATTTCCGCTATGATTCCCGCCGCCTGACCAAGCTGGTGCAACACACTCTGCGCGATTCGGTCGTTCATTTGCGCAAGGCGGTGGCGATCTATCAGCAGATGCCGGAGCGAATGCTGGGCGGACGCACCTATGTGCCGGGGGAGAAGGAAACGTTCGAAACGGTTCTGGAGAATGTGCGGAAACAGTATCCGCATTTCAAGTTCCGGGAGGAAGAGGTGCTTTATCATCCTCGCAATCCCGGGACACTCTCGATCCGGCCGGTCAAGCCGGGTGAAACGCTGGCCCAAATCGCCGACGCAGAGGGAGTTGCCTGGCATGAGATTCTCGAATGGGAGGACAACCACGACCTGCGATTTTTCTACATGCGCAAGCGGCTCTGGCCGGAAAAAGAGAAAAATCGGCATGTGGTTCTGGAGAATGTCAGGCAGGTTTGGATTCCGCGCGGTTTGATCAAGAAGCCGATGAGTTGGAAACACCGGATGTACGAATACGACGGTGAGTTGGAGATCAAGGACGAATACGCCTATAACTATGTCGAACCGGGCAAACCGATCTGGATCCCGGCGGCCGATACGCTGGCCGATTCCAACTTCAAGTCGTGCGAGGCGATGATCCGCGACGTTCAGATCGCCCTCGAGTTCAGGCATCATCTCAACAAGTATCGCAACTATTTGCTCCCGGCCATGAATCTCTGCCGCCTTTACCTCGATGTTTACGAGGAGTTCGCAGCGATTCAGGAAAAAGCTCAAGCGATGATCGAGGAAGCCGTACTGGAATACCAGCAGTACGCCGAGCATCGAGATTGCAACATGTGGGCGCAATGGCGCAATCTTCTGGATCGCTATGATATGGCTGAGCGCAACGACTGGCGCGACTGGCGGTTCTGGTTGTTCGGTCCGCGTTACGGCGGTCCCAACTATACGTGCATGCGCAAGGCACTCAAGGCGGCTCTCAAACAGGCCGGCAAGGGTGAGGAGTACACGGTCCAGTCGGGTGAGTCGTTCGACAGCATAGCCGAGAATTTCGATATCCCGGTTCAGGCGCTGGTGGCGCATAATTTCAGAGAACTCAAAATCGACCGAAATCAGGCTCGCTGGGATCCCGAGAAGCAGGAATGGGAGATCAGGGAGGCGGTTTTACCGGAGGGAACCGTGCTCCTGATTCCGGGCAAGAATGTGATCGATAAGATCGTCTATGCCAAATTCTGGGAAAAGCTGGGCATCACTCAGGATCGATCCGGTTCTCGCCATGGTGATTACTCGGATAACTATACCGCGAAAGTGTCAATCGTAGAGGTGGAAATCGACGACCTCAAGAAGGAACTCGATAAAGCCATCGACGAGTACCTCAAGGCGCTCGAAAAGAACCGTGAGACTCATCAGAAACATTGGCATGAGGCTCCACCCGAGCTGCGACGCTATTTCTACATGACTCAAGATATTCTACACGGCCTCGACATGCCCGGGGCCGGGGTTCGCATCAGTCATCGCTATGCCAATCTGGACATGCGTTATACGGTAGGAGAAAAAGCGCTGGCGGCGATCAATCATGCGGTGGGGGCTATCAATCATATCTTTAATTCGGCACTGAGCATGGGAACGGCGTACGGGGCGGAGTTCATTCCCGAAGTCGGGGCGATGGATGCCCTGAAGGATTTCTTCATGGGCGGCACGGGTAAAGCGATGGGTAACTACGTCGCCAAAAAAGCCGCTACTTCCGGTTCCTCGACAGCAGCCGATATAACCGAAGGAATTATCGGTTTCGTGATCGGTAAGGTCACCGGGAAGGCTTCCGACAAGGACACGAAGTCTAAAGTCACGGAGGCGCATCGCCTGAATTTTCTCAAGGAGCGCGTCGCGGTTGCCAACCAGTTGACCGGTTCCCATAAGAAAGACCCGCAGCTCAAGAGTCTCAAACATGCCGCCAAGGAAGTGGATGAGCTGTTTTTGAAGATATCGCGTCATGCTCATTGGGCATATAGTCATTACCAGAAGGATCTGTCCCGGAAGCTGGATGCGTTGGACAAGAACAAAGACAAAACCGGCTGCGGTCTGACCGGATGCCGGGACTGTGTGCTTCATTTTGACTCGCTTTATGAATACCAACATCAGGTAGACAAGATGGAGCGCTATCTGACGGCCAGTCTGGCGCTAATTAAAGGATTATTCGATTTCGACCGGTTCCTTGACGGTATCGAGAAAGAGTTGGAGCAGACGCTGGAGAAGTCTGCCGGTGAATTTATCGCTCACGGTGATCACTCCCAATGCCGGAATATCGTCTGGAGCAAGTTGCGCAAGGGTTATTGTTACGGTCCGTCGGAGAAAAATCCGGGGCGTCCCCGGAATCCGCTGCGAAGTCGGCCCGCATGGGATAAGCCGGAGCGACCATCCAAGGAAGGTCGTCCACCGAAGTCGGAGTTGGAAAGCGGCGATTAA
- a CDS encoding DcrB-related protein, which produces MAGTNNLFKIKLPKGWQDQTVHFFMGPKDSGFQHSLTLAIDPKPESDDLIEFARTYTAPWVQALPNADVLKNEQIHLDDGRPAYEVVCKSVPSEQQVLFHRRWYVIDHGVGYIFTGVFSKKTMKTIALDVLGIINSLSQP; this is translated from the coding sequence ATGGCTGGAACCAATAACCTGTTCAAGATCAAGCTGCCCAAGGGGTGGCAGGATCAGACGGTTCATTTTTTCATGGGACCCAAAGACAGCGGATTTCAACATTCTTTGACGCTGGCTATTGATCCCAAACCTGAAAGCGACGACCTGATCGAATTTGCCCGAACCTACACGGCTCCCTGGGTGCAGGCTTTGCCTAATGCGGATGTTCTCAAGAACGAACAGATTCATCTCGATGACGGCCGACCGGCTTATGAGGTCGTGTGCAAATCGGTGCCGTCCGAGCAGCAGGTATTGTTTCACCGGCGATGGTATGTGATCGACCATGGAGTCGGTTACATTTTTACGGGGGTGTTCTCGAAAAAAACCATGAAGACGATCGCCCTCGATGTCCTCGGTATTATCAACAGTCTCAGTCAGCCGTAA